The Candidatus Koribacter versatilis Ellin345 genome has a segment encoding these proteins:
- a CDS encoding response regulator, whose amino-acid sequence MPSNHDLIRILTVDDHPLLRKGIAALVNGEPDLKLVAEASNGEEAIHAYRSHQPDVTLMDLQMPGIDGLQAIDSIRREFPEARIIILTTYSGDVQVLRALKAGARAYILKGHVHKDLLDTIRAVHAGQKRIPAEIAAELADHAVDDHLTERELDVLRLIGEGNSNKLIADQLSIGEATVKSHVTNILSKLGASDRAHAVTIGLRRGIIDLDLPQK is encoded by the coding sequence GTGCCAAGCAATCATGATCTGATTCGAATTCTTACGGTCGATGACCATCCGCTGCTCCGCAAGGGCATTGCGGCGCTGGTCAACGGCGAGCCTGACCTCAAATTGGTCGCCGAGGCGTCGAATGGCGAGGAGGCAATCCACGCCTATCGCTCGCATCAGCCCGATGTCACATTGATGGACTTGCAAATGCCCGGCATCGATGGCCTGCAGGCGATCGATTCCATTCGTCGCGAATTTCCCGAGGCCCGCATCATCATCCTCACCACCTACAGTGGCGACGTGCAGGTGCTGCGCGCGCTCAAAGCAGGTGCGCGAGCGTACATCCTGAAGGGCCACGTGCACAAGGACCTGCTCGACACCATCCGCGCTGTCCACGCTGGGCAGAAGCGGATCCCCGCCGAGATCGCAGCCGAATTGGCCGACCACGCCGTGGACGATCATCTCACCGAGCGCGAGTTAGACGTGCTCCGGTTGATTGGCGAAGGCAATTCCAACAAGCTCATCGCCGACCAGCTTTCGATTGGCGAGGCCACGGTGAAAAGCCACGTCACCAACATTTTGTCGAAGCTAGGGGCCAGCGATCGCGCCCACGCCGTCACCATCGGACTCCGGCGCGGCATCATCGACCTCGATCTCCCCCAAAAGTAG
- a CDS encoding response regulator transcription factor, giving the protein MSSAHAFNHQLGFPPVSHVTPIVFVVDADTSVRDSLDLLIRTQGWQAETFRSAREFLSRPRSHVASCLILNQSLPDTNGLDLQQRIARERPDMPVIFISGSQDIPTTVLAMKAGAVNFLIKPFRNDALLDAIREGLDRSRFALDRAGELRELRECYSSLTPRERQVMALVTHGLLNKQVGGELGITEITVKAHRGQVMQKMKANSLADLVRMSGKLGSMRQAIHLA; this is encoded by the coding sequence ATGAGTTCAGCCCACGCATTCAATCATCAGCTTGGCTTCCCCCCTGTTTCCCATGTCACCCCGATTGTGTTTGTAGTGGACGCCGATACGTCGGTCCGCGATTCTCTCGACCTGCTGATTCGAACCCAGGGATGGCAGGCGGAAACCTTCCGGTCGGCGCGTGAATTTCTCAGCCGGCCTCGGTCGCACGTTGCCTCGTGCCTCATCCTCAACCAGTCGCTTCCCGACACAAATGGACTCGATCTGCAACAGAGGATCGCGCGCGAGCGTCCGGACATGCCGGTGATTTTCATCTCCGGCTCGCAGGACATCCCCACCACGGTGCTGGCGATGAAGGCCGGCGCAGTCAACTTCCTGATCAAGCCGTTCCGCAACGATGCGCTGCTCGATGCCATCCGCGAAGGCCTCGACCGCAGCCGCTTCGCGCTCGATCGCGCCGGCGAGTTGCGCGAACTCCGCGAGTGCTACTCGTCGCTGACCCCGCGCGAACGCCAGGTGATGGCACTGGTAACCCATGGCCTGCTCAACAAGCAGGTCGGCGGCGAACTCGGCATCACGGAAATTACGGTGAAAGCCCACCGCGGCCAGGTGATGCAGAAGATGAAGGCGAATTCCCTCGCCGACCTGGTGCGCATGTCGGGCAAACTGGGCTCCATGCGGCAGGCCATTCACCTGGCGTAA
- a CDS encoding DJ-1/PfpI family protein has product MRTLKHPRHVDSFSSVSRRSFLRATAGATLAGACFPNPASALQSAALESQPKAAKYVCPPCGLPCDKLTFDAPGACPKCGMTLVPQGGSADALPTVTILLFNGAQLIDFAGPWEVFGTAGLLVHTVAEKAEPLTAVFGAKIIPDYTFENSPRTHLLLIPGGGVFQEAIKNPALIHWIQTKATEAKVVMSVCTGAFLLQAAGLLEGHTVTTTYGMIDDLSGPKTKVVYDRRFVESGNLITTAGLSSGIDGALYAVSRLLGSGIAQSVALEMEYNWDPTGNYARAALADRFLPDGLAYAKPRIKGAQAKMISTAGDRDQWETKIVVSHPETVSEVLELMRARIKANTATGGMFKPVSHIHGPPQVSVAGGGKLTWKFTDDDSQQWSGECTVEPYEQRVDRLLVTIRVARAK; this is encoded by the coding sequence GTGAGGACTTTGAAACACCCGCGCCACGTCGATTCCTTCTCCAGTGTTTCTCGGCGGAGTTTTCTTCGCGCCACCGCGGGAGCGACGCTTGCCGGCGCTTGCTTTCCCAACCCCGCGTCAGCTCTGCAATCTGCAGCGTTGGAGTCTCAGCCAAAGGCCGCGAAATACGTCTGTCCGCCATGCGGTTTGCCCTGCGATAAATTGACCTTCGACGCTCCCGGCGCGTGTCCGAAGTGCGGAATGACGCTCGTTCCGCAGGGAGGCAGCGCTGACGCGTTGCCCACCGTGACCATTCTGTTATTTAACGGCGCTCAACTCATAGACTTCGCCGGTCCTTGGGAGGTGTTTGGGACAGCCGGATTGCTGGTCCACACGGTGGCCGAAAAGGCAGAGCCACTTACTGCGGTTTTCGGAGCAAAGATCATCCCTGATTACACCTTCGAAAACAGCCCAAGGACGCATCTGCTTCTGATTCCTGGAGGCGGTGTTTTTCAAGAGGCCATTAAGAATCCGGCCTTGATTCACTGGATCCAGACGAAGGCAACAGAAGCAAAGGTCGTGATGTCCGTTTGCACCGGTGCATTCCTTCTGCAAGCCGCAGGGTTGCTCGAGGGACATACCGTGACAACGACCTACGGAATGATCGATGACCTCTCCGGCCCGAAAACCAAAGTCGTTTATGACCGGCGGTTCGTGGAAAGCGGCAATCTGATCACCACCGCGGGATTGTCCTCTGGCATTGACGGCGCTCTGTATGCTGTGTCTCGGCTTCTCGGCAGCGGCATAGCGCAAAGCGTGGCACTGGAAATGGAATACAACTGGGATCCAACCGGCAACTATGCGCGCGCGGCCCTCGCCGACCGCTTCCTGCCAGACGGTCTCGCGTACGCCAAACCTCGAATCAAAGGCGCACAAGCCAAGATGATCTCCACAGCTGGTGACCGAGATCAGTGGGAAACGAAAATTGTCGTGTCACATCCTGAGACGGTGAGCGAAGTTCTCGAACTGATGCGGGCGCGGATCAAGGCAAACACTGCAACCGGCGGGATGTTCAAGCCGGTTTCCCACATCCACGGACCTCCGCAGGTGAGTGTTGCGGGCGGCGGAAAATTGACGTGGAAGTTCACCGACGACGACAGCCAGCAATGGAGTGGTGAGTGTACGGTCGAACCCTATGAACAGCGAGTCGACCGCCTGCTGGTGACGATCCGCGTTGCTCGAGCGAAATAG
- a CDS encoding IS110 family transposase: MRIVAVGIDLGKTVFHLVAMGERNRVLVRRKFSRQQLLAYTANLEPTLIGTEACAGAHFLATALCAQGHDVRLMAAQFVKPYRKSNKSDFLDAETIADAVQKENMRFVPVKTDEQLDLQAMHRVRTRLVQRRTALINEIRGFLLERGIIFPAKPIHLRKQLPGVLEDATQNLTPRLRWLLSELAEEWKELEARIIAISDAIERISTSDPLCQRLRKIPGFGPLVSTATVAAIGNGSSFRRGRDFAAWLGVVPRQYSTGGKTALYGMSKRGNRYLRQLLIHGARAVLIRVKYDTAGLGQWIHKLAERAPRNKVIVAIANKLARIAWAVLAKGEPYRHQPLAAAV; the protein is encoded by the coding sequence ATGCGTATCGTAGCGGTCGGTATCGATCTCGGTAAAACCGTGTTTCACCTGGTGGCGATGGGAGAGCGCAACCGCGTGCTGGTGCGGCGGAAGTTCTCGCGTCAACAGCTGTTGGCTTACACGGCCAACCTCGAGCCCACTTTGATCGGCACCGAAGCCTGTGCCGGCGCCCATTTTCTCGCGACAGCCCTATGTGCGCAGGGACACGACGTGCGCCTCATGGCAGCCCAGTTCGTGAAGCCTTACCGTAAGTCGAACAAGAGTGACTTTCTCGATGCCGAGACGATCGCCGACGCGGTGCAGAAGGAGAACATGCGCTTCGTGCCAGTCAAGACCGACGAGCAACTCGATCTGCAGGCTATGCACCGCGTGCGCACTCGCCTGGTGCAGCGGCGCACGGCACTGATCAACGAGATCCGCGGGTTCCTGCTGGAGCGCGGCATCATCTTTCCCGCGAAGCCGATTCACCTGCGCAAGCAACTTCCGGGTGTACTGGAAGACGCGACCCAGAACCTGACGCCGAGGCTGCGCTGGCTGCTCTCTGAACTTGCGGAGGAGTGGAAGGAGTTGGAAGCTAGGATCATCGCTATCAGCGACGCCATCGAGCGGATCAGCACCAGCGATCCGCTCTGCCAGCGCCTGCGCAAGATCCCCGGCTTCGGGCCGCTGGTCTCAACAGCAACCGTAGCTGCTATCGGCAACGGATCGTCATTCCGCAGGGGTCGCGACTTCGCGGCATGGCTCGGTGTTGTTCCCCGACAGTACTCCACGGGCGGCAAGACGGCGCTCTACGGCATGAGCAAACGCGGCAACCGTTATCTACGACAGCTGCTGATCCATGGCGCGCGTGCTGTCCTGATCCGGGTGAAGTACGACACCGCAGGGTTGGGGCAGTGGATCCACAAGCTGGCCGAGCGTGCACCGCGCAACAAGGTGATCGTCGCGATCGCCAACAAGCTGGCGCGTATCGCCTGGGCGGTACTCGCGAAGGGTGAGCCTTACCGCCATCAGCCCTTGGCGGCCGCAGTGTAG
- a CDS encoding type II secretion system protein produces MRKQNGFSVLELLIVIAIVLVLAAIAIPNLLQGRMAANEASAAASVTQINTAQVSYSTAYPDTGYAANLAQLSGDGTACGAEHATSTHACLIDSVLGAGKKSGYLFSISGGAEIPNLGYSVNAEPITRGLTGQLSFYSDQTGVIRANQGDASGPSAGASAARNKARRNHAASTHPQSQSSAVSVMR; encoded by the coding sequence GTGCGTAAGCAAAATGGTTTCTCCGTCCTCGAACTGTTGATTGTCATCGCCATCGTCCTCGTCTTGGCGGCGATTGCGATCCCGAACCTCCTGCAAGGCCGAATGGCCGCCAATGAAGCGTCGGCCGCCGCATCCGTAACCCAGATCAATACCGCGCAGGTTTCGTATTCCACGGCCTATCCGGACACGGGCTACGCCGCAAACCTTGCGCAGCTTTCCGGAGATGGCACGGCGTGCGGCGCCGAACATGCCACGTCCACGCACGCTTGCCTGATTGACAGCGTCCTCGGAGCAGGGAAGAAGAGCGGCTACCTGTTCTCGATCTCAGGTGGAGCGGAGATCCCGAACCTGGGCTACAGCGTGAACGCCGAGCCCATCACGCGCGGCCTGACCGGCCAGCTCAGTTTCTACAGCGACCAGACTGGCGTAATCCGCGCCAACCAGGGAGACGCCAGCGGCCCCAGCGCCGGGGCATCCGCTGCCAGAAACAAAGCGCGACGCAATCACGCTGCGAGCACTCATCCACAGTCGCAATCTTCGGCGGTTTCGGTGATGCGCTAA
- a CDS encoding retroviral-like aspartic protease family protein, with protein sequence MEKRRSYRVIAGLVMLAVVAAVGALLAQVHNHASLPDPVVELARDSMTLPLTTVGGRPIVQVRVNGSGPYPFILDTGAEGTLITMALANELKLPISGEVKVASPGAAEPASAEMVQIAKIELGDVKMTGVTGVALDLSSMPKIFSGADAPMGVLSIRGWKGFLVTVDYPANRITVKRGQLATADNVTIYQFSATDRLPTVSVDFAGTAVRANVDTGAGRGIVLPRSLQSKLPLEAAPVPTESLHTVSGEQAASRAQLKGAMKLGGYSIQGPQLDFVDEFPMGNLGYPILKNFAVTVDWQSHRVELKQSAPPA encoded by the coding sequence GTGGAAAAACGAAGATCGTATCGAGTTATCGCAGGGCTCGTCATGTTGGCCGTGGTGGCTGCGGTCGGCGCGTTGCTGGCGCAGGTGCACAACCACGCATCGCTTCCCGATCCTGTCGTCGAACTCGCGCGCGACTCCATGACGCTGCCGCTCACGACCGTCGGCGGACGTCCGATCGTGCAGGTTCGGGTCAACGGCAGCGGACCCTATCCGTTCATTCTCGATACCGGCGCGGAAGGAACACTGATCACGATGGCGCTTGCGAATGAGCTCAAACTGCCGATCAGCGGCGAAGTGAAAGTTGCATCTCCGGGAGCGGCGGAGCCGGCTTCCGCCGAGATGGTGCAGATCGCGAAGATCGAACTCGGCGATGTGAAGATGACCGGCGTGACCGGCGTCGCGCTCGATCTCTCATCCATGCCGAAGATTTTTTCCGGAGCCGATGCCCCGATGGGAGTGTTGAGCATTCGGGGATGGAAGGGATTTCTTGTGACGGTGGATTACCCGGCCAACCGGATCACGGTGAAGCGCGGCCAACTGGCGACCGCCGACAACGTGACGATCTATCAGTTCAGCGCCACCGATCGGCTGCCGACAGTGTCGGTTGATTTCGCGGGGACAGCGGTCCGGGCGAACGTGGATACTGGCGCGGGGCGTGGCATCGTGCTGCCACGCAGTCTGCAATCCAAGCTGCCGTTGGAGGCAGCGCCAGTTCCGACCGAGAGTCTTCACACGGTGAGCGGCGAACAAGCTGCGTCACGTGCGCAGCTCAAAGGCGCGATGAAACTTGGCGGGTACTCCATTCAAGGTCCGCAACTCGACTTTGTGGATGAGTTCCCGATGGGAAATCTCGGCTACCCGATCTTGAAGAATTTCGCGGTGACGGTGGATTGGCAATCGCACCGGGTAGAACTTAAGCAATCGGCGCCACCGGCGTGA
- a CDS encoding CARDB domain-containing protein: MKRHLSRLAVALLICLLAALAYVPLARTRAAEKTAPVAFSATGKPFLNTQNARTVAVKYSGDASVVAEMQSGAAARALIAADVDADGAPDLVAGYKTASDGAVAITRGNPDAFAPKDARIYAQAIKGKVPPAFLSKTVVFSVPEAPDYLASADFSHHGYRDVLTATRGGGMYLLTGDGAGNFSAATRINLPGDVSAFVMNPGGHVAVAVQTGGATKVLVFDTQSKSGFNRPVATYALSGSASAMAWGRLGFNTADLAVASGSSVTVYYNALKQGGKSDTLELAFRPQALALGDFTWDRDNRLEIAALAEDGSVHILEHGTLDTRAVKVGGGPARRAQRLALRKASNLDPTTMGAWKDARNFPATSGVTDGVALQSLLRTSETAPSGLLALDSGSRHINLMQGASSTSTSSISLSAAPIATVDLPSMVDGKRGVAVLTSGDSSIKILPLATINISVTSTADGAGCPANTLRGALCTANSGASGNTYEIDVPAGTYSLSSGELEAGGSGARTIVINGNTGNAADVILKQTDGGNRVIEQDFDFNGSQVLVIQNATLTGGHCSSGTDCVYGGGAILGTGTTGDNLTLTNVVIDSNSSTAGVGGGVNTSADGNFTVTNSTFSNNSTNQAAGGAFQFAPDPISGSLTVSGSTFKGNSVTGSAAQGGALVLLPNAGNSASITSSTFTSNTIVATSSAAGGGVSATGNVSMSNSRVFGNTVTVTGSGTFSSGWLHSGGAGNTATLTNNWWGCNAGPSSGFCNIVFGTSGTTVNFTPWLVLGISASPSTQILPAGAATINVDLAHNSAAATGFNAPDTTPLSFGATSFGTLGSSSGTFTSGQFSTGYTAGATAGNDNVAVTVDNQTVTVAIHVLDTVSFDTNPTGLQYHVDGTSYTTPQTFHWVVGSSHPVVADSPQDAGGGQQYSFGNWSDSGAASHSITAPTADTSYTAAFNLSPAFTSGNSVQFVENTNGTFSVTATGNPAPTFSEVGALPSGVTLASDGTLSGTPANGTAGVYPISITATNGVSPDATQSFTLTVRAQGIDLVEENVSVQFTAPAPNPRKNSVPGGAAGGAIYITETALNQGVTSSPLTRTTMYLSSDGVTLTRGLVFRNVPQLASGDSSRITSAATLPSGINGTYYVIACADSLGQAAESHENNNCSTSASFNVLGADLVETTVTVPPTTTGAKIDVSDTATNSGPGSAGTSRTNFYISSNGVTQDRAVGFRNVPALASSANSAGITTLTLPAGTTGTYYIIACADTLAQVPETDETNNCTTSTTPFNAPLADLTESSVSVPATVTGATVAVSDTVGDSGASAGSSRTTFYISTDGTTLGTSLAFRNVPGLASGSSSTGNTSLTLPVNTKGTYYIIACADTTNAVSESDETNNCAASNSFSSAGPDLGESAVSVTTASPVSGGSISVNDTAMNSGSAASSSRTLFYISTDGSTKGVQIAFRDVLNLAGGGSSSGTTSMTLPGGISGTYYIIACANATNTVPESNTANNCSASSGFTVGGADLVETSVSVPSSASGGVIEVTDTAQNNGPGAAGTSRTTFYLSSDGSTITRGLGFRNVPALGNGAIDTNSTALTLPSGLSGTYYVIACADSLNTVSENNETNNCSSSGAFTAP, from the coding sequence ATGAAGCGTCACCTCTCCCGTCTTGCCGTTGCGTTGCTGATCTGCTTGTTGGCAGCACTCGCGTACGTTCCACTCGCCCGAACTCGCGCCGCGGAGAAGACCGCGCCCGTCGCCTTTAGCGCGACCGGCAAGCCTTTCCTCAATACGCAGAACGCGCGCACCGTGGCGGTGAAGTATAGCGGTGACGCAAGTGTCGTTGCCGAGATGCAATCCGGCGCCGCCGCGAGAGCGCTTATCGCTGCCGACGTTGACGCTGATGGTGCGCCCGACCTCGTGGCCGGCTACAAGACGGCCAGTGACGGCGCAGTGGCGATCACGCGCGGCAATCCTGACGCCTTCGCCCCCAAAGACGCGCGTATCTACGCGCAGGCAATCAAGGGAAAAGTTCCGCCGGCATTCCTGAGCAAGACGGTTGTGTTCTCCGTGCCGGAAGCGCCCGACTATCTCGCGAGCGCAGACTTTAGCCATCACGGCTATCGCGACGTTTTGACGGCCACCCGCGGCGGCGGTATGTACTTGCTCACCGGCGACGGCGCCGGAAATTTCAGCGCCGCGACGCGCATCAATCTTCCGGGCGATGTCTCTGCGTTTGTGATGAACCCCGGCGGACACGTCGCCGTGGCCGTTCAGACCGGCGGCGCCACCAAGGTCCTCGTTTTTGACACGCAATCGAAGAGCGGCTTCAATCGTCCGGTTGCAACCTATGCGCTGTCCGGGTCTGCGTCTGCAATGGCGTGGGGCCGTCTTGGTTTCAACACCGCCGACCTCGCAGTCGCCTCCGGTAGCAGCGTGACCGTGTACTACAACGCCCTGAAACAGGGCGGCAAGAGCGACACCCTTGAACTTGCATTCCGTCCGCAGGCCCTCGCTCTCGGCGACTTCACCTGGGACCGCGACAACCGTTTGGAAATCGCAGCCCTTGCCGAAGACGGGAGCGTCCACATTCTCGAGCACGGTACGCTCGACACCCGAGCCGTAAAAGTGGGGGGCGGACCGGCACGCCGCGCGCAACGACTGGCGCTGCGCAAAGCCAGCAATCTCGATCCAACCACGATGGGCGCTTGGAAAGATGCGCGCAATTTCCCGGCGACTTCCGGCGTGACCGACGGCGTGGCGCTGCAGTCCTTGCTGCGGACGTCGGAGACCGCTCCGAGCGGCTTGCTCGCACTCGATAGCGGTTCGCGTCACATCAACCTGATGCAGGGTGCGTCGTCAACTTCCACCAGTTCGATCTCGCTCTCCGCGGCTCCCATCGCCACCGTGGACCTGCCGTCCATGGTCGACGGCAAACGCGGAGTGGCGGTTCTCACCAGTGGGGATTCGTCCATCAAGATTCTTCCGTTGGCGACGATCAACATCAGCGTGACCAGTACGGCAGATGGCGCCGGATGCCCGGCCAACACCTTGCGTGGCGCACTTTGCACGGCCAATTCAGGAGCGTCGGGTAACACTTACGAAATCGACGTTCCGGCTGGAACCTACAGCCTCTCGTCGGGTGAGCTCGAAGCGGGCGGCAGCGGCGCACGCACGATCGTTATCAACGGCAACACCGGAAACGCTGCGGATGTCATCCTTAAGCAGACCGATGGTGGAAACCGCGTTATTGAACAGGACTTCGACTTTAACGGCAGCCAGGTGCTCGTTATCCAGAACGCAACCTTGACCGGCGGCCACTGTTCCAGCGGTACGGATTGTGTCTACGGCGGCGGTGCCATTCTCGGCACCGGGACCACAGGCGACAACCTGACGCTCACCAACGTCGTAATCGACAGCAACAGTTCGACGGCCGGCGTCGGTGGCGGCGTGAACACCAGTGCCGACGGCAACTTTACCGTTACCAACTCGACCTTCTCCAACAACTCCACGAACCAGGCGGCGGGTGGTGCATTCCAGTTTGCACCGGATCCGATTTCCGGAAGTTTGACGGTATCCGGCAGCACCTTCAAAGGCAACTCGGTGACCGGCAGCGCCGCGCAGGGCGGTGCGCTCGTGTTGCTTCCGAACGCGGGAAACAGTGCCTCGATCACTAGTTCCACTTTCACCTCTAACACGATCGTCGCCACTTCAAGTGCAGCCGGTGGAGGTGTGTCCGCGACTGGCAACGTCAGCATGTCGAATTCACGCGTATTCGGCAACACCGTAACTGTTACCGGCAGCGGAACGTTCTCGTCTGGTTGGCTTCATAGCGGCGGCGCGGGAAACACAGCGACCCTCACCAACAACTGGTGGGGCTGCAATGCCGGACCGAGTAGCGGCTTCTGCAACATTGTCTTCGGTACTTCCGGGACCACCGTGAACTTCACTCCATGGCTAGTACTCGGCATCTCGGCGAGTCCTTCCACGCAGATCTTGCCGGCAGGCGCCGCTACGATCAACGTGGACCTGGCCCACAACTCGGCTGCAGCCACCGGATTCAACGCTCCGGATACAACCCCACTTAGCTTTGGCGCGACCTCGTTCGGCACCCTCGGCAGTTCGAGCGGAACGTTCACGTCAGGACAGTTCTCGACCGGCTACACCGCAGGCGCCACGGCTGGAAACGACAATGTAGCTGTGACGGTGGACAATCAGACCGTCACAGTGGCAATCCACGTTCTCGATACCGTCAGCTTCGACACCAACCCGACGGGCTTGCAGTACCACGTGGATGGCACGAGCTATACCACTCCACAAACGTTCCACTGGGTGGTTGGATCTTCGCACCCGGTGGTCGCGGACTCTCCGCAGGATGCGGGTGGCGGACAACAGTACAGCTTCGGCAATTGGAGCGACAGTGGTGCGGCTTCGCACTCCATCACCGCTCCAACGGCGGACACCAGCTATACCGCGGCGTTCAACTTGAGCCCGGCGTTCACCAGCGGCAACAGCGTGCAGTTTGTTGAAAATACCAACGGCACGTTCAGCGTGACCGCAACCGGAAATCCGGCACCCACGTTCAGCGAAGTAGGTGCGCTGCCTTCCGGCGTCACTCTGGCTTCCGATGGAACGCTCTCGGGCACGCCCGCGAATGGCACTGCCGGCGTATACCCGATCAGCATCACCGCTACGAACGGTGTCTCACCGGACGCGACCCAAAGCTTTACGCTTACCGTTCGTGCGCAGGGCATTGACCTGGTCGAAGAAAACGTAAGTGTGCAATTCACGGCTCCTGCACCAAATCCGCGGAAAAATTCTGTACCCGGCGGGGCTGCGGGCGGCGCGATCTACATCACCGAGACGGCGCTGAACCAGGGCGTCACCAGCTCACCCCTCACTCGCACTACGATGTACCTGTCGAGCGACGGCGTGACCCTCACCCGGGGCCTGGTTTTCCGCAACGTCCCGCAGCTCGCCAGTGGAGACAGCTCCAGGATCACTTCAGCGGCAACGCTGCCGTCAGGAATCAACGGCACCTACTACGTGATCGCTTGCGCCGACTCGCTCGGACAGGCGGCTGAGAGCCACGAGAACAACAACTGCTCGACATCGGCATCGTTCAACGTGCTAGGCGCTGACCTCGTCGAGACGACGGTTACGGTTCCACCAACTACAACCGGAGCGAAGATCGACGTCAGCGACACCGCTACGAACTCTGGCCCCGGTTCCGCTGGAACGTCGCGTACGAATTTCTACATTTCGTCCAATGGCGTGACGCAAGACCGCGCTGTCGGGTTCCGCAACGTCCCTGCGCTGGCATCCAGTGCCAATTCAGCGGGTATCACGACACTCACCCTGCCTGCCGGCACCACCGGCACCTACTACATCATTGCGTGCGCAGACACCCTGGCACAGGTGCCTGAGACCGATGAAACCAACAACTGCACGACCTCAACGACCCCCTTCAACGCACCGCTGGCGGATCTCACCGAGAGCAGCGTGAGTGTGCCCGCCACAGTGACGGGAGCCACTGTTGCCGTTAGCGACACCGTCGGCGACAGCGGCGCATCGGCCGGGTCCTCGCGGACAACGTTCTACATTTCCACGGATGGAACCACTCTCGGGACATCGCTCGCGTTCCGCAATGTTCCTGGTCTTGCGAGCGGATCGTCATCCACGGGAAATACCAGCCTCACGTTACCGGTGAACACGAAGGGGACCTACTACATCATTGCGTGTGCCGACACCACCAACGCGGTTTCGGAAAGCGATGAGACCAACAACTGCGCCGCTTCGAACAGCTTCTCGTCAGCCGGTCCGGACCTGGGCGAAAGCGCCGTCAGCGTGACAACGGCAAGCCCTGTATCCGGTGGTTCGATTTCGGTGAACGATACCGCGATGAACTCCGGCTCGGCGGCGTCCTCTTCACGCACGCTGTTCTACATCTCCACCGACGGTTCAACGAAGGGCGTGCAGATCGCCTTCCGCGATGTACTGAACCTGGCGGGCGGAGGCTCTTCGAGTGGGACCACCAGCATGACACTGCCGGGTGGCATCAGCGGGACGTATTACATCATCGCCTGCGCGAACGCCACGAACACGGTGCCGGAATCGAACACCGCCAACAACTGCTCTGCTTCTTCGGGCTTTACTGTGGGTGGCGCAGACCTCGTTGAGACCTCCGTGAGCGTGCCTTCCAGCGCTTCCGGCGGGGTGATCGAGGTCACCGATACCGCCCAGAACAATGGTCCGGGCGCGGCAGGCACATCGCGAACCACGTTCTATCTCTCGAGCGACGGCTCTACGATTACCCGGGGACTCGGGTTCCGTAACGTGCCGGCACTCGGTAACGGAGCCATCGATACCAACAGCACGGCGCTGACATTGCCGTCGGGGCTCTCGGGAACTTACTACGTGATCGCTTGCGCCGATTCGTTAAACACGGTGTCGGAGAACAACGAAACCAACAACTGCTCGTCGTCCGGGGCGTTCACGGCTCCGTAG
- a CDS encoding GNAT family N-acetyltransferase has translation MNGARPSSDGAAPIATHDTIAIARSQVTLVPRQDGDAEFLYRVYASTRAEEVAQTGWPMEMQEQFLRMQFNAQTSAYAMQTPTAEHSIIHVHGEPAGRMILERTTTELHLVDIALLPEYRNLGVGSLLMGDLLAEAEQSDRKIHLYVERFNPALQWYERMGFVAVTEGPIYLEMYWRPQRIATSEDKQ, from the coding sequence ATGAACGGCGCACGGCCTTCTTCAGACGGAGCAGCACCCATCGCAACGCATGACACCATTGCTATCGCACGGTCGCAGGTGACGCTTGTCCCGCGCCAGGATGGCGATGCGGAATTTCTCTATCGCGTGTATGCCAGCACCCGCGCTGAGGAAGTGGCGCAAACCGGCTGGCCGATGGAAATGCAGGAACAGTTCCTTCGCATGCAGTTCAACGCACAGACGAGCGCGTATGCCATGCAGACGCCGACCGCTGAACACTCCATCATTCACGTGCATGGCGAACCCGCCGGACGCATGATCCTGGAGCGCACGACGACGGAGCTTCACCTGGTAGACATTGCTCTGTTACCTGAGTATCGCAACCTTGGTGTTGGTTCCCTGCTGATGGGCGATCTCCTGGCAGAAGCCGAGCAAAGCGACCGCAAGATTCATTTGTATGTCGAGCGCTTCAATCCAGCACTGCAATGGTATGAGCGCATGGGCTTCGTAGCGGTGACGGAAGGTCCTATTTACCTGGAGATGTATTGGCGTCCGCAACGCATCGCGACCAGCGAGGACAAACAGTGA